Proteins from a single region of Rhodovibrio salinarum DSM 9154:
- the bcsN gene encoding cellulose biosynthesis protein BcsN, producing MPWPWFASTRARPTLGGLAACALLGLTLAACTAPQRYEDRREAVAPLWQQAAPADTVFEIVAPSSGTSAAQSSEPAESDARPELTAIRGFVRVYDFGESHRLILSNNTSIPGSNEVIAHLRPPRPGLVSSLSRPEIRTRVPSIQPDREWLHSEIQEQFPTDYTASGVRTAQNAYGDYAYVVLTGDGDATCLLAWQRLVEGQSEVFLPRGLSSVFTTLRYCDAAQPPSRIAQVFQRIQLDFLAARPGGDAGRLPSRWGQETPSPQGRNGRSNDPYWLPGF from the coding sequence ATGCCCTGGCCGTGGTTCGCAAGTACACGCGCTAGGCCGACCCTCGGCGGGCTGGCGGCGTGCGCGCTCCTCGGCCTGACGCTCGCCGCCTGCACGGCCCCGCAGCGCTACGAGGACCGCCGGGAAGCCGTGGCACCGCTCTGGCAGCAAGCGGCGCCGGCCGACACGGTGTTCGAGATCGTGGCGCCGAGTTCGGGCACGTCCGCAGCGCAGTCTTCCGAGCCAGCGGAGAGCGATGCCCGTCCCGAGCTCACAGCCATTCGTGGCTTCGTGCGGGTCTACGATTTCGGCGAAAGCCACCGCCTGATCCTGTCCAACAACACGAGCATTCCAGGCTCGAACGAGGTGATCGCCCACCTGCGGCCGCCGCGCCCAGGGCTCGTCTCTTCGCTCAGCCGTCCCGAGATCCGCACCCGCGTCCCCAGCATCCAACCGGACCGGGAATGGCTCCACTCCGAGATCCAGGAGCAGTTCCCCACCGACTATACGGCAAGCGGGGTTCGAACGGCGCAGAATGCCTACGGCGACTATGCCTATGTCGTGCTCACGGGCGATGGCGACGCCACCTGCCTCCTGGCCTGGCAGCGTCTGGTCGAAGGCCAGTCGGAGGTCTTCCTGCCGCGCGGACTGTCCAGCGTGTTCACCACCCTGCGCTATTGCGATGCCGCCCAACCGCCATCGCGAATCGCGCAAGTCTTCCAGCGGATCCAGCTGGATTTCCTCGCAGCGAGACCAGGAGGCGACGCTGGGCGACTGCCGAGCCGCTGGGGCCAGGAAACGCCGTCCCCGCAAGGGCGCAACGGTCGCTCGAACGACCCCTACTGGCTGCCTGGCTTCTAG